A genome region from Marinobacter panjinensis includes the following:
- a CDS encoding N-acetylmuramoyl-L-alanine amidase → MKIENHWLSDDGNVNFEFETPNTGGEFPAGRPDTLVIHFTGGSSAESSARHLCKPSSRASAHAVIGRDGLIYQLAPFNTITWHAGRSTWKDRSGLNHYAIGIELDNAGQLEPNGNGQYSAWFGRKFTQEDVFFGVHRNQSAPTAWHAYSETQIQRVLDLCALLIEYYGIRDILGHEEIAPLRKVDPGPAFPLDRLRARFFGETRDLDGEAEWGSPRDRAIVDTERLNIRSGPGVSYPTVSEPILRGATVRTLENRNGWAEVECVTRGWVSSQYLKYPD, encoded by the coding sequence ATGAAGATCGAGAATCACTGGCTGAGTGACGATGGGAACGTCAATTTTGAGTTCGAAACCCCCAATACCGGCGGCGAGTTCCCAGCCGGACGGCCAGATACCCTAGTCATTCATTTCACCGGGGGCAGCAGCGCCGAAAGTTCCGCGCGCCACCTCTGCAAGCCGTCAAGCCGGGCCTCGGCTCACGCCGTGATTGGCCGCGACGGACTCATCTACCAACTGGCGCCGTTCAATACGATCACCTGGCACGCCGGCCGCAGTACCTGGAAAGACCGGTCCGGCCTGAATCACTACGCGATCGGCATCGAGCTGGATAACGCGGGCCAGCTGGAGCCCAATGGAAATGGTCAATACAGCGCTTGGTTCGGACGGAAGTTCACGCAAGAAGACGTCTTTTTTGGCGTCCATCGCAACCAGAGTGCCCCCACGGCCTGGCATGCCTACAGCGAAACGCAGATTCAGCGGGTCTTGGATCTGTGTGCTCTGCTGATCGAGTATTACGGCATCCGCGACATTCTGGGCCACGAAGAAATCGCGCCCCTGCGCAAAGTAGACCCGGGGCCCGCCTTTCCTTTGGACCGCTTGCGCGCTCGCTTTTTCGGCGAAACCCGCGATCTGGACGGCGAGGCCGAATGGGGCAGCCCTCGGGATCGCGCCATTGTCGATACGGAGCGGCTTAACATCCGCAGCGGACCGGGGGTCAGCTACCCCACGGTATCCGAGCCCATCCTGCGCGGAGCCACTGTGAGGACCCTGGAAAACCGCAATGGATGGGCAGAGGTGGAGTGCGTCACTCGGGGCTGGGTAAGCAGCCAATACCTCAAATATCCGGATTAG
- a CDS encoding pentapeptide repeat-containing protein, with translation MGQDDTALRVKALHELEDLAVAHPGLVVPTIDQLALALRNWRALSVHPMYLDAGFDVPNDTGLLVVAPPLLLEPLEMESQLAIDILGRLLEDARVPVNLSDLNFDRAKAHGGTFRDVDFSRCSLVCAEFSGAVLDGAEMSGTNILHATGLTAESLKTAHNTEHACALLLSDTD, from the coding sequence TTGGGTCAGGACGACACCGCCCTGCGCGTGAAGGCCCTGCACGAGCTTGAAGATCTGGCCGTCGCTCATCCCGGCCTTGTGGTGCCGACGATTGATCAACTGGCGTTAGCCCTACGGAACTGGCGCGCGCTTTCTGTTCATCCGATGTATCTTGATGCCGGTTTCGACGTCCCGAACGATACCGGTTTGCTTGTTGTTGCTCCGCCTTTGCTCCTTGAGCCGCTCGAGATGGAAAGCCAGCTGGCCATCGACATATTGGGCCGGTTGTTGGAGGATGCACGGGTGCCGGTCAACCTGAGCGATCTGAATTTCGACCGCGCGAAAGCTCACGGCGGGACGTTTCGCGACGTAGATTTTTCACGCTGTAGTCTGGTCTGTGCCGAGTTTTCGGGTGCTGTTCTGGACGGGGCGGAGATGAGCGGGACGAACATTCTGCATGCGACTGGGCTGACCGCTGAAAGCCTCAAAACGGCGCATAACACCGAGCATGCATGCGCGCTGTTACTCAGCGATACGGATTAA
- a CDS encoding gamma-glutamylcyclotransferase: MSFDTVEHNRSRQQFDGVSSVWLFGYGSLIYKVDFPFLEQRPATIEGWARRFWQGSHDHRGTPEAPGRVATLIEQSGAMCKGMAYRVSPEVFEHLDVREKNGYLRFSTPMAFDDGSSAEGLVYIATEDNAAFLGPAPVLDIARQIARSSGPSGPNSEYLLKLADALRALGDHDPHVFELESHLI, translated from the coding sequence ATGTCATTTGATACCGTAGAGCATAACCGCAGCCGCCAGCAGTTCGACGGGGTGTCTTCCGTATGGCTGTTTGGGTATGGTTCTCTGATCTACAAGGTGGATTTTCCGTTCCTTGAGCAGCGCCCCGCAACCATTGAGGGTTGGGCCAGGCGTTTCTGGCAGGGCTCCCACGATCACCGGGGTACGCCGGAAGCCCCGGGCCGGGTGGCCACGTTGATTGAGCAGTCTGGCGCAATGTGCAAGGGCATGGCCTATCGGGTGTCACCGGAGGTGTTCGAACATCTGGACGTACGCGAGAAAAATGGCTACCTGCGTTTCAGCACCCCCATGGCGTTTGACGATGGCAGCAGCGCAGAAGGCCTGGTGTACATCGCCACCGAAGACAATGCCGCGTTCCTGGGGCCAGCCCCTGTCCTGGACATCGCCCGCCAGATTGCACGTTCGTCGGGCCCCAGCGGCCCCAACAGTGAATATCTGTTGAAACTGGCTGACGCGCTCAGAGCCCTCGGAGATCACGACCCACACGTATTTGAACTGGAATCTCACCTGATTTGA
- a CDS encoding MarC family protein — protein sequence MFEAFVSTYISSTIRFLFLLAPFFVVTMFLALTRGLPAAEKSSIIRRSTVSALILGLILFFAGPLLFSAIGITLNSFRIGAGSLLFLTAISLVTSGTRNHATGLPDEDRDDIAVVPLAIPVMIGPATIGAILVYGAELSSVPEVTGGLLGLVSGLVILGVLLHLSGYLEKVLGKTGLNILSKISGLILSAMAAEIVLTGIAGFIASTAAT from the coding sequence ATGTTTGAAGCGTTTGTCAGTACCTACATCAGCAGCACGATTCGATTTCTGTTCCTGCTGGCCCCGTTCTTTGTGGTAACCATGTTCCTGGCGCTTACCCGGGGCTTGCCGGCGGCGGAAAAGAGTTCGATTATCCGCCGCTCGACCGTGTCGGCGCTGATCCTGGGGCTGATACTGTTCTTTGCCGGCCCGCTGCTGTTCAGCGCCATCGGTATTACCCTGAACTCGTTCCGGATTGGCGCCGGCAGTCTGCTGTTTCTCACCGCTATCAGCCTGGTCACCAGTGGCACCCGCAACCACGCCACCGGTCTGCCGGATGAGGACCGTGACGACATCGCCGTGGTTCCCCTGGCCATTCCGGTGATGATCGGCCCGGCCACCATTGGTGCCATACTGGTTTATGGTGCCGAGCTGAGCAGCGTTCCGGAAGTAACAGGCGGTCTGCTGGGGCTGGTGTCAGGGTTGGTCATATTGGGAGTATTGCTGCACCTGTCCGGTTACCTTGAAAAGGTTCTGGGCAAAACCGGGCTGAACATACTCTCCAAGATAAGCGGGCTGATCCTGTCCGCCATGGCGGCAGAAATTGTACTGACGGGCATCGCCGGATTTATCGCGTCGACGGCGGCCACCTGA
- the rluF gene encoding 23S rRNA pseudouridine(2604) synthase RluF: MPGKHSTRLNKYISESGMCSRREADRYIENGNVAINGKAAQVGDQVLPGDKVTVNGQLIEPRDEEDLIFIALNKPVGVVSTTDPAEPRNIVNHVGHGERIFPIGRLDKDSQGLIFLTSNGDLVNKILRAGNNHEKEYLVTVNKPVTAEFVQCMSAGVPILGTVTKRCKVEKVSRFVFRIVLVQGLNRQIRRMCEFFDYDVTRLERVRIMNISLKGLPVGEWRDLGERELKGLFDMIRDSSSEVSPDSRSETKKPAGKKPGKKAGKPPQGARGKNAKGGLPGKPPGKPAGKRGKPPRPGKPAKPVKPRKPRKSIVKR, from the coding sequence ATGCCCGGTAAACACTCGACCCGCCTCAACAAATACATCAGTGAGAGTGGCATGTGTTCCCGGCGGGAGGCAGACCGCTACATCGAGAACGGCAACGTCGCCATCAATGGCAAGGCCGCCCAGGTGGGGGATCAGGTCCTGCCCGGGGACAAGGTCACGGTCAACGGCCAGCTGATCGAACCCCGTGACGAAGAAGACCTGATCTTTATCGCCCTGAACAAACCCGTAGGCGTGGTCAGCACCACCGATCCGGCGGAGCCCAGGAACATCGTCAATCATGTGGGCCATGGCGAGCGGATATTTCCCATCGGCCGCCTCGACAAGGACTCCCAGGGGCTGATCTTTCTTACCAGTAACGGCGACCTGGTCAACAAGATCCTGCGGGCCGGTAACAACCACGAGAAAGAATACCTGGTGACCGTCAACAAGCCGGTGACTGCGGAGTTTGTGCAGTGCATGAGTGCCGGCGTGCCGATCCTGGGCACGGTCACCAAGCGCTGCAAGGTAGAAAAAGTGTCCCGGTTCGTGTTCCGAATCGTCCTGGTGCAGGGCCTGAACCGGCAAATCCGCCGCATGTGTGAGTTCTTTGATTACGATGTCACCAGGCTCGAGCGGGTGCGCATCATGAACATCAGTCTGAAGGGATTGCCGGTTGGCGAGTGGCGTGACTTGGGTGAGAGGGAGTTGAAGGGACTTTTTGACATGATCCGGGATTCGTCGTCGGAGGTCAGCCCGGACAGTCGCAGCGAAACGAAGAAGCCGGCGGGGAAAAAGCCGGGCAAAAAGGCCGGCAAACCGCCCCAGGGCGCTCGCGGTAAGAATGCAAAAGGCGGGTTGCCCGGAAAACCGCCTGGGAAACCGGCCGGAAAACGCGGTAAACCCCCGCGGCCGGGAAAACCCGCAAAACCGGTGAAGCCACGTAAACCCCGGAAATCCATTGTTAAACGGTAG
- a CDS encoding GlxA family transcriptional regulator, whose product MFNIAIVALPNCHASGVHGVMDFFTVANYCGRAPAGHSEPLFNCQVVTVDDEPVRGYSGALVTPTIERGRFQADLIVVGSAVEAAVGVERLEQTLAPSKPLFGWLQGALERGAVLASVCTGSFVLAEAGLLDDQVATTHWRAAPLFRSRYPHLRLEEDQLLVDNGQIICAGGATAFVDMCIYLVERFASPAVALACSKMLVLDGRRTEQTPYMAFYSQKAHQDDAIRKAQGWLEQHYADALTIDEVAAVAGLGTRTFKRRFKEATGETPLGYLQHLRIEAAKHLLESSREQTARIIWSVGYEDASSFRRLFKRTVGCTMEHYRKRFSYVSPHAA is encoded by the coding sequence ATGTTCAACATTGCCATCGTTGCCTTGCCCAACTGCCATGCCTCCGGCGTGCACGGTGTGATGGATTTCTTTACCGTTGCCAATTACTGTGGCCGCGCCCCCGCCGGCCACAGCGAGCCGTTGTTCAACTGCCAGGTGGTAACGGTGGACGACGAACCCGTGCGTGGTTACAGCGGTGCCTTGGTCACACCGACCATTGAACGGGGACGCTTCCAGGCGGATCTGATCGTGGTCGGGTCTGCCGTTGAAGCCGCCGTTGGTGTGGAACGCCTTGAGCAAACCCTGGCCCCGTCAAAACCCCTGTTTGGCTGGCTGCAGGGCGCTTTGGAGCGGGGCGCGGTGCTGGCCAGTGTCTGTACCGGCAGTTTTGTGCTGGCGGAAGCGGGGCTGCTGGATGACCAGGTGGCCACCACCCACTGGCGGGCCGCCCCGCTTTTCCGCAGCCGCTACCCCCATCTGCGTCTGGAAGAGGATCAACTGCTGGTGGATAACGGCCAGATCATCTGTGCCGGCGGTGCCACCGCGTTTGTGGACATGTGCATTTACCTGGTGGAGCGTTTCGCGTCACCCGCTGTTGCCCTGGCCTGCAGCAAGATGCTGGTACTGGATGGCCGCCGCACGGAGCAGACACCCTACATGGCGTTCTACAGCCAGAAAGCCCACCAGGATGACGCTATCCGCAAGGCCCAAGGATGGCTTGAACAGCATTACGCAGACGCGCTGACCATCGATGAGGTGGCTGCTGTAGCCGGCCTTGGCACCCGAACCTTCAAGCGCCGGTTCAAGGAAGCCACCGGGGAAACCCCCCTCGGCTACCTGCAGCATCTGCGCATTGAGGCTGCGAAACATTTGCTGGAATCCAGCCGGGAACAGACGGCTCGCATTATCTGGAGCGTGGGTTACGAAGACGCCAGTTCGTTCCGAAGGCTGTTCAAACGCACGGTAGGTTGTACCATGGAGCACTATCGCAAGCGTTTCAGCTATGTATCCCCACATGCAGCGTAG